From Syntrophaceae bacterium, one genomic window encodes:
- a CDS encoding NAD-dependent epimerase/dehydratase family protein: MVKEKQPAADFIVHDPAGRRNRGGLRKAAENTLAEDLDRVLDRTRDLWEELRGGRIFITGGTGFFGCWLLESFLWANRELGLKAKTVVLTRNPGRFGKKAPHLAGNPSVRLVAGDMGHFRFPQGSFTHLIHAAVHQQPEGEESRPLRMADEMIRATNRVLDFCMKSGVRKMLLASTGAVYGPLPAGMERVHEDFAGSVNPASGKNAYHHVRRIMETLTVLHAKESGFEAKIARCFSFIGPYLPLNGRFAAGDFIRDTLAGGPVIVRGDGKAVRSYLYAADLATWLWTILFKGESCRPYNVGSESAITILGLARAFARGSVPPPAVSILGESVPGTAPNHYVPDTSRAMSELCLRQTVSLDAAIGRTMRWHREA, from the coding sequence ATGGTGAAAGAGAAGCAGCCGGCAGCAGACTTCATCGTTCACGACCCCGCCGGGCGGAGAAACCGCGGGGGATTGCGGAAGGCCGCCGAAAATACTCTGGCTGAGGATCTGGACCGTGTCCTGGACCGCACCCGGGATCTTTGGGAAGAGCTGCGGGGCGGCCGGATCTTCATCACCGGCGGGACCGGGTTCTTCGGATGCTGGCTGCTGGAGAGTTTTCTGTGGGCGAACCGTGAATTGGGGCTGAAGGCGAAGACCGTCGTCCTGACCCGCAACCCCGGGCGCTTTGGAAAGAAGGCGCCCCATTTGGCGGGGAATCCGTCCGTCCGACTGGTTGCAGGAGACATGGGGCATTTCCGGTTCCCGCAGGGTTCGTTTACACACCTGATCCATGCCGCCGTCCACCAGCAGCCGGAGGGGGAAGAGAGCCGGCCCCTTCGGATGGCCGACGAAATGATCCGGGCGACAAACCGCGTCCTCGATTTCTGTATGAAATCGGGTGTCCGGAAGATGCTCCTCGCCAGCACGGGCGCCGTCTATGGGCCGCTTCCCGCCGGCATGGAGCGGGTTCATGAGGATTTCGCAGGTTCCGTGAATCCTGCATCGGGGAAAAATGCCTATCACCACGTCCGGCGGATCATGGAGACGCTGACCGTTCTCCATGCAAAGGAAAGCGGTTTCGAGGCCAAGATCGCCCGCTGCTTTTCCTTCATCGGGCCGTATCTCCCGCTGAACGGGCGTTTTGCCGCCGGCGATTTCATTCGGGACACGCTGGCCGGCGGCCCCGTCATCGTCAGGGGAGATGGGAAAGCGGTTCGATCCTACCTGTATGCCGCCGATCTTGCCACGTGGCTCTGGACGATTCTGTTCAAGGGAGAATCCTGCCGGCCGTACAATGTCGGCTCCGAATCGGCAATCACGATTCTTGGTCTTGCACGGGCATTTGCCCGGGGCTCGGTTCCCCCGCCGGCGGTGTCGATTCTGGGCGAATCCGTGCCAGGAACCGCACCGAACCACTATGTGCCGGACACGTCGAGAGCAATGTCGGAACTCTGCTTGAGGCAGACAGTCTCTCTTGATGCGGCCATCGGAAGAACGATGCGGTGGCATCGAGAAGCATAA
- a CDS encoding N-acetylneuraminate synthase translates to MAEVRIGNTLVGDGHPCFIIAEIGINHNGDIEIAKKLIDLAAVAGCSAVKFQKRTIDVVYSQEELNKPRESPFGETNGDLKYGLEFEKPEYDVIDQYCREKKIPWFASCWDEGSIDFIARYDVPCFKIASASLTDDELLRHYRSKGRPIIISTGMSTLEQVDHAVEVLGKQDLVILHSCSTYPADYSELNLKVIPFFRERYGVPVGYSGHETGLPSSSAAVAMGASVIERHITLERAMWGSDHAASLGTSGVIRLVRDIRIVEIAMGDGVKRVCEREITIMKKLRRKG, encoded by the coding sequence GTGGCGGAAGTCAGGATCGGGAACACCCTGGTAGGCGATGGGCACCCCTGTTTCATCATCGCAGAGATCGGCATCAATCATAACGGAGACATTGAAATCGCGAAAAAGCTGATCGACCTGGCCGCGGTGGCGGGGTGCAGCGCGGTGAAGTTCCAGAAGCGCACCATCGATGTCGTCTATTCGCAGGAAGAGCTGAACAAGCCGCGGGAAAGCCCCTTCGGTGAGACGAACGGGGATCTGAAGTACGGCCTGGAATTCGAAAAGCCGGAATACGATGTCATCGACCAGTACTGCCGGGAAAAGAAGATCCCCTGGTTTGCCTCCTGCTGGGACGAGGGCTCCATCGATTTTATTGCCCGGTACGATGTGCCCTGCTTCAAAATCGCATCTGCCTCGCTGACGGACGATGAACTCCTCCGGCACTATCGCAGCAAGGGCCGTCCCATCATAATCTCGACGGGAATGAGTACCCTGGAGCAGGTCGATCACGCCGTCGAAGTCCTTGGGAAGCAGGACCTCGTGATCCTTCATTCCTGCAGCACCTATCCGGCTGATTATTCGGAGCTGAACCTGAAGGTGATTCCCTTTTTCCGGGAACGTTACGGGGTCCCGGTGGGGTATTCGGGCCATGAAACGGGCTTGCCCTCATCTTCAGCGGCGGTAGCCATGGGTGCGAGTGTCATTGAGAGGCACATCACCCTCGAGCGGGCCATGTGGGGATCGGATCATGCCGCATCGCTGGGGACCAGCGGTGTAATCCGCCTCGTCCGGGACATCCGCATCGTGGAGATCGCCATGGGAGACGGGGTCAAGAGGGTCTGCGAGCGGGAGATCACGATCATGAAGAAGCTGCGCCGCAAGGGATGA
- a CDS encoding HAD hydrolase family protein, producing the protein MTAGIKMIALDVDGVLTDGTFYWGHDGIECKRFSFYDVMGISLGRKAGLVFALISGEDNALIDRFAAKMGIADVFKGCKDKAAALRTLAETRGLDLAEVCFMGDDVNDLPALELAGLSAAPCSAHDRVTGKVMLVTRKPGGGGAVRELVDYVLSNRP; encoded by the coding sequence ATGACGGCCGGGATCAAGATGATTGCACTGGACGTGGACGGCGTTCTGACCGACGGGACCTTTTACTGGGGACACGACGGAATAGAATGCAAGCGATTCTCCTTCTATGACGTGATGGGGATCTCCCTGGGCCGAAAAGCGGGATTGGTGTTTGCCCTGATATCCGGGGAGGACAACGCACTGATCGACCGGTTCGCCGCGAAGATGGGAATCGCCGACGTCTTCAAGGGCTGCAAGGACAAGGCGGCCGCACTGCGTACCCTGGCGGAAACACGGGGCCTCGACCTTGCAGAGGTCTGTTTCATGGGCGACGACGTCAACGACCTCCCCGCGCTGGAACTGGCCGGCCTCTCAGCCGCCCCGTGCAGTGCCCACGACCGTGTGACCGGGAAGGTGATGCTGGTGACCAGGAAGCCCGGTGGTGGCGGGGCCGTCCGGGAACTGGTCGACTACGTGCTGAGCAATCGCCCGTGA